The following is a genomic window from Bosea sp. RAC05.
GCGATTTGGCGAGCGCGTAGGAGAAGCAGTCGCCGAGATTGAGGCTGGCCGGGTGGCGGCCCTTGCCGAAGCGAACGAAGGCCTCAGACGCAAGGCGGGCTTGCTCCAGATCCAGCACTGCGGGCCGGACCTTGAGGTCGTCGAAGAGGGCCTCCACTGCGTGCAGCGGCGTCGCGGCGCGTTTGCCGATCAGGACCATGACGCATTCAGTGAAGGTGACGGCAGAACAGTGACAGTCGGACGTCTCGGCCAGCACTCTTTGGAAAAGGACCGCCTCCGGCTCGCCAAAAGCGATCGCGATGATGGCCGAACTGTCGGCGACGATCACGCTGGCAGTCCATTTTCATCATAGCCGAGGATCTCATCGGCTGTCCGGTTATCCGTCACCGGATAGGAGCGAAGACGCGCCAACGTTTCCTCGAGCTTGACGAGATCGATGCGCGCTTCGCCACGCGGGAGCTGAGCCAGTTCGCGCTCCGCGGCGAAACGCACCGCGTCCTTGATCGTGCGCCCCGTGCGCGCCGCGAGTTCCCGGACGATGCGGTCCGTCTCGGCATCCTTGATCAGGATCGCCACCGAAGCCTCCGTATATATCGAGTCGCGCTCTGTATATATAAACGATTGCTCCGCGCTTGTCAGCCTTCGCGCTCGCGCTTGACCGCCTGCCAGCCGATGTCGCGGCGGCAGAAGCCCTCCGGCCAGTCGATCGCATCGACGCCGCGATAGGCGCGCGCCTGGGCCTCGCTCACCGTCTTGCCCAGCCCCACGACGTTGAGCACGCGCCCGCCGCTGGCGACGAGATCGGTCGCGCTCTGCTTCGTGCCGGCATGGAAGACGAGCACGTCGTCGAGCGCCGCCGCCTTGTCGATGTCCCTGATGACGCTTCCGGTCTCCGGCTTGCCCGGATAGCCGCGCGCGGCCAGCACCACTGTCAACGCGGCCTCGTCCGACCAGCGCAGTGTGATGTTGTCGAGCACGCCGTCGCAGGCCGCCAGCAGCGCTGGCACGATGTCGCTCCTCAGCCGCGGCATCAGCACCTCGCATT
Proteins encoded in this region:
- a CDS encoding type II toxin-antitoxin system VapC family toxin: MIVADSSAIIAIAFGEPEAVLFQRVLAETSDCHCSAVTFTECVMVLIGKRAATPLHAVEALFDDLKVRPAVLDLEQARLASEAFVRFGKGRHPASLNLGDCFSYALAKSLNAPLLYKGNDFSHTDIVSAAATGARP
- a CDS encoding type II toxin-antitoxin system VapB family antitoxin; translation: MAILIKDAETDRIVRELAARTGRTIKDAVRFAAERELAQLPRGEARIDLVKLEETLARLRSYPVTDNRTADEILGYDENGLPA